CCGGGAATTAAAAACCTGGTGGTATCGTGAGCTTGTCACGACGCCCAATCCGCTCTTGGAGCGGATGACGCTCTTCTGGCACAACCACTTCACCTCGAGTGTGCACAAGGTCAGATGGCCCGCCTTCCTCTATCAGCAGAACGTGCTCTTGCGGCTTCATGCGATGGGGTCCTTTCGGACGCTGCTTCATGCCATTGCGAAGAATCCCGCCATGCTGCTCTATCTTGATACACAGACGAACCGCAAGGAACATCCGAACGAAAACTTTGCCCGAGAACTCTTCGAGTTGTTTACGCTCGGTGAGGGGCATTATCACGAACAGGACATCAAGGAAGCGGCGCGCGCTTTTGCCGGATGGCACCTGGATCTGCGCACCGGGGCATTTCGTGTCGATGTGCGACATTTCGACGACGGGCAGAAAACCCTATTCGGCAAGACCGGCCGTTTTGAGGGCGACGACGTATTGTCGCTGACGCTGGAGCAGCCTCAGGTCGCCCGCTATCTCACGGGGAAGCTCTGGAGAGAGTTTGTGTCCGATGAACCGGAGCCGGATGAACTGGCGCGCCTCGCCGAGTCGTTCAGGCGAAGCAACTACGAGATAGGCCCATTGTTGCGTGACCTCTTCCTGACGCCACAGTTCTGGGCGCCGGAGAATCGCGGTGTCCTGATCAAGTCTCCGGTGGAACTGTTGGTGGGCACCATGAGGCTCTTCAATGTTCCGATAGAAGACGCCTCACATCTGATCGGTGTCGCTCGCCGGATC
This is a stretch of genomic DNA from Nitrospira sp.. It encodes these proteins:
- a CDS encoding DUF1800 domain-containing protein → MTLTFDEARHLLSRTGFGGSLDDIRRFMTFDRRAAVAQVLSITTTKARTPPPVWIHGLPPLHHRRARWSEQERKTFHEQLKIQGRELKTWWYRELVTTPNPLLERMTLFWHNHFTSSVHKVRWPAFLYQQNVLLRLHAMGSFRTLLHAIAKNPAMLLYLDTQTNRKEHPNENFARELFELFTLGEGHYHEQDIKEAARAFAGWHLDLRTGAFRVDVRHFDDGQKTLFGKTGRFEGDDVLSLTLEQPQVARYLTGKLWREFVSDEPEPDELARLAESFRRSNYEIGPLLRDLFLTPQFWAPENRGVLIKSPVELLVGTMRLFNVPIEDASHLIGVARRIGQDVFDPPNVKGWPGGTRWITTSTLLDRHQVLHRMIRGHELGHPQGMGEMNPSHGENWLATAPLDLVQATLLPLAPVQPVVLEEDRTQVVHQLVLDPVYQLK